The following coding sequences lie in one Myxococcus xanthus genomic window:
- a CDS encoding NAD-binding oxidoreductase yields MPDWHPATVTDSAPAADGLTDLVLDVQGTPLAGTHERPGQYVHLRLPGVGQGLFAIASPPGRPGTQWEFLLKVGSPLPDALIHLPRGAHVDVSRPEGRGFPLERARGQDVLLFATGSGISAIRSVITSIQLERGAYGQVTLYFGARTPGAFAYVDELHEWEAGGVRVVRTVSQPGASGWQGLTGYVQAHLVEGPVQSAVAFLCGQKEMVRGVMTTLQARGMPAGDIHLNF; encoded by the coding sequence ATGCCCGACTGGCACCCGGCCACCGTCACCGACAGTGCACCCGCCGCAGATGGCCTCACCGATTTGGTGCTGGACGTCCAGGGCACGCCCCTGGCCGGCACCCACGAGAGGCCGGGCCAATATGTCCACCTGCGCCTGCCTGGCGTGGGACAAGGGCTTTTTGCCATCGCCTCCCCGCCCGGCCGCCCGGGAACGCAGTGGGAGTTCCTCCTCAAGGTGGGCAGCCCGCTGCCAGACGCCCTCATTCACCTGCCCCGGGGCGCCCACGTCGACGTGTCACGGCCGGAAGGACGGGGCTTCCCGCTGGAGCGCGCCCGAGGCCAGGACGTGCTCCTGTTCGCCACCGGCTCCGGCATCTCCGCCATCCGCTCCGTCATCACCAGCATCCAGTTGGAGCGCGGCGCCTACGGCCAGGTGACGCTCTACTTCGGCGCGCGCACACCGGGCGCCTTCGCCTACGTGGACGAGCTCCACGAGTGGGAAGCGGGAGGGGTGCGTGTGGTGCGTACCGTCAGCCAGCCCGGCGCCAGCGGCTGGCAGGGCCTCACCGGCTATGTGCAGGCCCACCTGGTTGAAGGGCCCGTGCAATCCGCGGTGGCCTTCCTCTGCGGACAGAAGGAGATGGTGCGGGGCGTGATGACGACGCTCCAGGCCCGCGGCATGCCCGCGGGCGACATCCACCTCAACTTCTGA